Proteins encoded within one genomic window of Candidatus Syntrophocurvum alkaliphilum:
- the rpmE gene encoding 50S ribosomal protein L31 — protein MKAKTHPKYIKTTARCACGNEFETGSTKENIRVEICSQCHPFYTGNKQRLVDTTGRVDKFKKKYGLK, from the coding sequence GTGAAAGCCAAAACACATCCAAAGTATATTAAAACTACTGCTAGATGTGCATGTGGCAATGAGTTTGAAACAGGTTCAACTAAAGAAAACATCAGAGTTGAAATTTGCTCACAATGCCATCCTTTTTATACCGGAAATAAGCAAAGATTAGTTGATACTACTGGAAGAGTTGATAAATTCAAGAAAAAGTACGGTTTAAAATAG
- the prfA gene encoding peptide chain release factor 1 translates to MLQKLESLEERYEELTELLSQPEVISDQSKFQKYAKAHADLSPIVTRYREYRTALEQLEEAKQMLKEESDAEFKEMLTEEITDLEKSIPELENELKILLLPKDPNDDKNVIMEIRAGTGGDEAALFGADLFRMYSKYAELQGWKTEILESHYTDIGGIKELVFVVEGNGAYSKLKYESGVHRVQRVPSTESGGRIHTSAATVAVLPEAEDVEVDIEQNDLKIDVYCSSGPGGQSVNTTQSAVRITHLPTNLVVTCQDEKSQHKNKAKALRVLRARLKEVIEQEKNAEVAGERKSQVGSGDRSERIRTYNFPQGRVSDHRINLTLHKLDHVLEGNLDEIIDALISYDQSERMKQVD, encoded by the coding sequence ATGCTTCAAAAACTAGAAAGTCTTGAAGAACGGTATGAAGAATTGACCGAGCTTTTAAGTCAACCAGAAGTGATATCAGACCAATCCAAATTTCAAAAATATGCCAAAGCTCATGCGGACCTTAGTCCAATTGTGACTAGATATAGAGAGTATAGAACAGCTTTAGAACAACTAGAAGAAGCAAAACAAATGCTTAAAGAAGAGTCTGATGCTGAGTTTAAGGAAATGTTAACTGAGGAGATTACTGATCTTGAAAAGTCGATTCCTGAACTAGAAAATGAACTTAAAATTTTATTATTACCCAAAGATCCTAATGACGATAAAAATGTTATCATGGAAATTCGAGCAGGGACAGGTGGAGACGAAGCTGCGTTATTCGGTGCCGATTTATTTAGAATGTATTCCAAATACGCAGAGTTACAGGGATGGAAAACAGAGATACTTGAGTCACACTACACTGATATTGGGGGAATAAAGGAACTTGTTTTTGTTGTAGAAGGTAATGGTGCTTATAGCAAACTTAAATATGAATCAGGAGTACATCGTGTACAAAGGGTTCCATCAACTGAATCTGGTGGAAGAATACATACTTCTGCAGCAACTGTAGCAGTATTACCAGAAGCTGAAGATGTCGAAGTTGATATTGAACAAAATGATTTGAAGATAGATGTATATTGCTCTAGTGGACCAGGTGGACAGTCGGTTAACACGACTCAATCTGCGGTGAGAATAACACATTTACCCACTAATTTAGTAGTTACATGTCAGGACGAAAAATCACAGCATAAAAATAAAGCAAAAGCCTTAAGGGTTTTACGTGCTAGATTAAAGGAAGTAATTGAACAAGAAAAAAATGCGGAAGTAGCTGGAGAGCGTAAAAGTCAGGTAGGATCGGGAGACAGAAGTGAAAGAATACGTACTTACAACTTCCCACAGGGTAGGGTAAGTGATCATAGAATTAACCTTACCTTGCATAAACTAGATCATGTTTTAGAAGGAAACTTAGACGAAATCATCGATGCATTAATATCCTATGACCAATCAGAGAGAATGAAACAGGTAGATTAG
- the prmC gene encoding peptide chain release factor N(5)-glutamine methyltransferase encodes MSSSWNIRQLIDWTTRYFNDMGIEEPRLEAEILLSHVLQRNRVYLYTNHEEPVNQHERTCYREYIKRRAKGEPVAYITGVKEFMSLDFKVTPDVLIPRPDTEILVENVIMLAQNNSSIKKICDVGTGSGAIAVSLAFYLEDKTIYACDISENAIEVAKQNALNNNVSIETFVGDLLEPVKNQAKFHVITANLPYISKEEYFKLDKQVIQFEPKLALLAEKDGLEAYREMLPQALNLLDDGGYIFIEIASNQTEKALELFKGFSSIEILKDLPGRDRVIKARKE; translated from the coding sequence ATGAGTAGTAGTTGGAACATTAGACAACTTATAGATTGGACAACCCGGTATTTTAATGATATGGGTATTGAGGAACCACGCTTAGAAGCTGAGATTCTTTTATCCCATGTGTTACAAAGAAACCGGGTTTATTTGTATACAAATCATGAAGAACCTGTTAACCAACATGAAAGAACTTGCTATAGGGAATATATAAAAAGAAGGGCTAAAGGTGAGCCTGTAGCTTATATTACAGGTGTAAAAGAGTTTATGTCATTAGATTTTAAAGTTACACCAGATGTATTAATTCCACGTCCAGATACGGAAATATTAGTTGAAAATGTAATAATGCTTGCACAAAACAATAGTTCCATAAAAAAAATATGTGATGTGGGCACAGGTTCTGGTGCAATAGCTGTGAGCCTGGCTTTTTATCTTGAAGACAAGACTATTTATGCTTGTGATATTTCTGAAAACGCTATTGAGGTAGCTAAGCAAAATGCTCTAAATAACAATGTTTCTATAGAAACATTTGTGGGTGATTTATTAGAACCGGTTAAAAATCAAGCTAAATTTCATGTAATTACTGCAAACTTACCCTATATTTCTAAAGAAGAATACTTTAAGTTAGACAAACAAGTTATACAATTTGAGCCTAAACTGGCTTTATTAGCTGAAAAAGATGGATTAGAAGCTTATAGGGAGATGCTACCACAAGCATTAAACTTATTAGATGATGGTGGTTATATTTTTATAGAAATTGCATCTAATCAGACTGAAAAAGCTTTAGAACTGTTTAAGGGATTTAGTAGTATAGAAATTTTAAAGGATCTACCAGGTAGAGACAGAGTAATAAAAGCAAGAAAGGAGTAA
- a CDS encoding L-threonylcarbamoyladenylate synthase produces MNNGDIIAFPTETVYGVGGHCLNKEAAKKVFAAKMRPLDSPLLVHVSTIEQVNELVNTIPEAAKKLMNEFWPGPLSIILPSKETVPPEVTGGKKTVGLRMPAHPVAIALINKTGPLAATSANLSGRPSPVTAEHVKNDLEGRIPIILDAGPTGVGVESTIVDLSTSETTILRHGGIDEEKIRECLEAEYINVETQDSSYQTLIKIILAKNMNDFYKLIENNIRNKKKIGVVHNNIINTNSIKNVYNNYLINLEKNTGELFSLLRDAETKKVEVLIFAPLPEDKFGLSSALIERIRKATSKE; encoded by the coding sequence ATTAATAACGGGGATATAATAGCTTTTCCTACAGAAACAGTTTATGGAGTGGGGGGGCACTGTTTAAATAAGGAAGCTGCCAAAAAGGTTTTTGCTGCGAAAATGCGTCCTTTAGATAGTCCCTTATTAGTTCATGTAAGTACCATTGAGCAGGTAAATGAACTGGTTAATACTATACCTGAGGCAGCTAAGAAGCTAATGAATGAATTTTGGCCTGGACCACTTTCGATTATATTGCCATCTAAAGAGACTGTACCACCAGAAGTAACTGGTGGCAAAAAAACAGTTGGCTTAAGGATGCCAGCTCATCCTGTTGCTATTGCCCTAATAAACAAAACAGGTCCACTTGCAGCTACAAGTGCAAATTTATCAGGGCGTCCAAGCCCAGTTACTGCAGAACATGTGAAAAATGATTTAGAAGGTAGAATTCCCATAATCTTAGATGCAGGACCTACTGGTGTTGGTGTTGAATCAACAATTGTGGATTTAAGCACTTCTGAAACAACTATTTTAAGACATGGAGGGATAGATGAAGAAAAGATTAGAGAATGTTTAGAAGCTGAATATATAAATGTGGAAACCCAGGATTCTAGCTATCAAACCTTAATAAAAATAATTTTAGCTAAAAACATGAATGATTTTTATAAACTGATTGAAAATAATATAAGAAACAAGAAAAAAATAGGTGTTGTGCATAATAATATCATTAATACGAATAGTATTAAAAATGTATATAACAATTATCTAATTAACCTTGAAAAAAATACTGGGGAGCTATTTAGTTTGTTACGGGATGCGGAAACAAAAAAAGTAGAGGTTTTAATATTTGCGCCACTACCTGAAGATAAATTTGGTCTATCCTCAGCTTTAATAGAGCGAATTCGCAAAGCTACATCTAAAGAATAG
- a CDS encoding manganese efflux pump MntP family protein, which translates to MHEQLVTIIIIAVILGADAFSLSLGMGLKGVTRSYEFKFAAIVAAFHVAMPLIGLNLGMVAGNLLGQWAAWIGALILAYIGFDMFRKGFNEIRPQSFKFSEAKSILDVDVKDTKNNWVGIFILAGSVSVDALTVGFSLGTAQMPIAITVIIMGLVAGIMTILGFRGARIFSRIIGSYAQLIGGIILLALAVMMVI; encoded by the coding sequence ATGCATGAACAGCTAGTTACTATAATTATAATAGCTGTAATTCTTGGAGCCGATGCCTTTTCTCTTTCCTTGGGCATGGGGCTAAAAGGTGTTACTAGATCTTATGAGTTTAAATTTGCTGCTATTGTAGCAGCTTTTCATGTTGCAATGCCTTTAATTGGCTTAAACTTAGGTATGGTTGCTGGGAACCTATTAGGTCAATGGGCTGCTTGGATTGGTGCACTAATTTTAGCTTATATAGGTTTTGACATGTTTCGTAAAGGTTTTAATGAAATTCGACCCCAGTCCTTTAAGTTTAGTGAAGCAAAATCAATATTAGACGTAGATGTCAAAGATACTAAGAATAATTGGGTTGGTATTTTTATACTAGCTGGCTCCGTTAGTGTTGATGCTTTAACAGTTGGATTTAGTCTTGGAACTGCACAAATGCCGATAGCTATAACTGTAATAATAATGGGTTTGGTAGCAGGTATTATGACTATTTTAGGCTTTCGGGGAGCTCGTATATTTAGTAGAATAATAGGGAGTTATGCTCAATTAATTGGTGGAATTATTTTATTAGCATTAGCTGTAATGATGGTTATCTAA
- a CDS encoding low molecular weight protein arginine phosphatase produces the protein MKTVLFVCTGNTCRSPMSQALFLKYLRQSSLNSNDFKVYSAGIYAMDGMPASEEAIKTLEKEGIDLSNHQSRVIDDKLIKKADLILTMTRNHKELLIDQYPYKADYIFTLSDYSQDIEEDVVDPFGQDRQAYYECYLQLKGLIQKTIKKLINNSY, from the coding sequence ATGAAAACAGTATTATTTGTATGTACTGGGAATACTTGTAGAAGCCCTATGTCTCAAGCCCTCTTTTTAAAGTATCTTAGGCAGAGTTCGTTAAATTCTAATGACTTTAAGGTGTATTCGGCAGGAATATATGCTATGGATGGTATGCCTGCTTCTGAAGAAGCGATAAAAACACTAGAAAAAGAAGGAATAGATTTGTCTAATCACCAATCAAGGGTGATAGATGATAAATTAATAAAAAAAGCAGATCTTATTTTAACAATGACAAGAAATCACAAAGAACTGCTTATTGATCAATACCCTTATAAAGCCGACTATATATTTACTCTAAGTGATTATTCTCAGGATATTGAAGAAGATGTAGTAGACCCGTTTGGTCAAGATAGACAAGCATATTATGAATGTTACTTGCAACTAAAGGGTTTAATACAAAAAACAATAAAAAAACTTATAAATAATAGTTATTAA
- the glyA gene encoding serine hydroxymethyltransferase, with protein MDYIENYVRQADPEIANAIKKEEQRQNTKLELIASENFVSRAVMAAQGSVMTNKYAEGYPGKRYYGGCEYVDVAEELARQRVKELFGAEHANVQPHSGAQANTAVYFAALDPGDTILGMNLSHGGHLTHGSKVNLSGKYFNVYDYGVKPDTEIIDYDELRDIAKKVKPKMIIAGASAYPRIIDFKVFKEIADEVGAYLFVDMAHIAGLVAAGLHPNPVPYADFVTSTTHKTLRGPRGGLILCKEEWAAKIDKAVFPGIQGGPLMHVIAAKAVCFKEALDSSFKNYQQTIIDNANQLATSLIENNLRLVSNGTDNHLMLVDVRPKNLTGTDAEEILEMINITANKNAIPFDPQKPTVTSGIRLGTPAATSRGFKPEDMKKVAEAISIALSNPDNPARKAEAREIINILCDKYPLYHI; from the coding sequence GTGGATTACATTGAGAACTATGTAAGGCAAGCTGATCCAGAAATAGCAAATGCTATTAAAAAAGAAGAGCAGCGCCAAAATACAAAATTGGAGTTAATTGCATCAGAAAATTTTGTTTCTAGAGCTGTCATGGCAGCTCAAGGTTCTGTGATGACTAATAAATATGCAGAAGGTTACCCAGGTAAAAGATATTATGGTGGCTGTGAGTATGTTGATGTAGCAGAGGAACTAGCAAGGCAAAGAGTTAAAGAACTGTTTGGAGCTGAACATGCAAATGTTCAACCACATTCAGGAGCTCAAGCAAATACCGCAGTTTATTTTGCTGCATTAGATCCTGGAGATACGATTTTAGGAATGAACTTAAGCCATGGTGGACATTTAACCCATGGAAGTAAGGTTAATTTATCTGGTAAGTATTTTAACGTATATGATTATGGAGTAAAACCAGATACAGAAATTATTGATTATGATGAATTAAGAGATATAGCCAAAAAAGTAAAGCCTAAAATGATAATAGCTGGGGCAAGTGCATATCCCAGAATCATTGATTTCAAGGTGTTTAAGGAGATTGCAGATGAAGTTGGAGCCTATCTTTTTGTGGACATGGCTCATATAGCAGGTTTAGTAGCTGCTGGTCTACATCCAAACCCTGTGCCTTATGCTGACTTTGTTACATCGACAACGCATAAAACATTACGTGGACCAAGGGGGGGCTTGATACTTTGTAAAGAAGAATGGGCTGCCAAAATAGACAAAGCAGTGTTTCCGGGAATACAGGGTGGTCCGCTAATGCATGTGATAGCTGCAAAAGCAGTTTGTTTTAAAGAAGCTTTAGACTCATCATTTAAAAACTATCAGCAAACAATAATTGATAATGCCAATCAGCTAGCAACAAGTCTTATCGAAAATAATCTTAGATTAGTATCTAATGGAACTGATAACCATCTAATGCTTGTTGATGTGCGACCTAAAAACTTAACTGGAACAGACGCAGAAGAAATCTTAGAAATGATAAACATTACTGCTAATAAAAATGCTATACCATTTGACCCGCAAAAACCAACAGTTACTAGTGGTATTAGGTTAGGAACACCAGCTGCTACTAGCAGAGGATTTAAGCCAGAGGATATGAAAAAAGTTGCAGAAGCTATTAGCATAGCCCTAAGCAACCCAGATAATCCTGCAAGAAAGGCTGAAGCACGTGAAATAATTAACATTTTATGTGATAAATATCCCCTTTACCACATATAG
- a CDS encoding deoxycytidylate deaminase, with protein sequence MTSIPRPSWDEYFLQLADLVKSRSTCQRRHVGAVLVRNERIISTGYNGAPRGIDHCLEAGCLRKELNIPSGQRYELCRGVHAEQNAIINAAYYGVSTENTYLYCNEQPCIICARMIINAGIIRVVYKGEFKDELAFKLLQDANITLAKLDSL encoded by the coding sequence ATGACGAGCATACCAAGGCCATCTTGGGATGAATACTTTTTACAACTGGCTGACTTGGTAAAAAGCCGCTCAACGTGTCAAAGAAGGCATGTAGGGGCGGTTCTAGTAAGGAATGAACGTATTATATCAACTGGCTATAATGGAGCACCAAGAGGCATTGACCACTGTCTCGAGGCTGGATGTTTAAGAAAAGAACTAAATATTCCTTCTGGACAAAGATATGAGTTGTGTAGAGGTGTACATGCTGAACAAAATGCAATTATAAATGCGGCTTACTATGGGGTTTCTACAGAAAATACTTATCTTTACTGTAATGAGCAACCATGTATTATATGTGCTAGAATGATAATCAATGCTGGAATAATAAGAGTGGTTTACAAAGGTGAATTTAAAGATGAATTAGCATTTAAGTTATTACAAGATGCTAATATTACTTTGGCTAAACTTGATTCCTTATAA
- a CDS encoding MazG-like family protein → MDLKTLSLPRLNQLNPTLESTTLKLMEETGELAQVIGKFRGMSGEKINLSDDDVINEIAVELLDVAQTAVTMMFVLEEQYNIDIDLLLNEHWEKLERKGYLSLK, encoded by the coding sequence ATGGATTTAAAGACTTTATCATTGCCTAGGCTAAATCAGTTGAATCCTACTTTAGAATCTACAACATTAAAACTGATGGAAGAAACTGGTGAATTGGCGCAAGTTATAGGCAAATTTCGTGGGATGAGCGGAGAAAAAATAAACCTATCTGATGATGACGTAATAAATGAAATTGCAGTTGAACTTCTAGACGTAGCGCAAACAGCGGTAACTATGATGTTTGTTTTAGAAGAGCAATATAATATAGATATTGACTTATTATTAAACGAGCACTGGGAAAAACTAGAGAGGAAAGGTTATCTATCATTAAAATAG
- a CDS encoding AtpZ/AtpI family protein, with product MTQKKQHWAKSLGEAVNLATSVAAAVGIGYLGGRWLDGRFDTEPWLALLGFVIGVATGLKMMYQKAVSGSTNPALSKDKVDKE from the coding sequence ATGACGCAAAAGAAACAACACTGGGCTAAATCTTTAGGTGAGGCAGTTAATCTAGCAACCTCAGTAGCAGCTGCTGTAGGCATAGGCTATTTAGGTGGGAGATGGTTGGATGGTAGATTTGATACCGAACCATGGTTAGCTTTATTAGGGTTTGTTATAGGAGTTGCCACAGGACTAAAGATGATGTATCAAAAAGCAGTGTCTGGCTCTACTAATCCTGCCCTAAGCAAAGACAAGGTCGATAAGGAATAA
- the atpB gene encoding F0F1 ATP synthase subunit A: MFTFGYWDAVWFHLGPIPVDHIVVTQWACVLFIALIAYFSTRNMTVVPKGLQNFFEGLIVWTYDFFTAMMDKEHVARKWAPLLSTFFIFILVCNLSGIIPGAGHIEGFQPPTSNWNVTMTLALITFFAVIVAGVSEHKAAYLGHFISPHPIMLPLNIVEEVVRPVSLTIRLFGNIFGKEVVLGFLLFLAPFIVPATFLALAILLSVIQAIVFTILSASYIAGAAGEGH, translated from the coding sequence ATGTTTACATTTGGTTATTGGGATGCGGTGTGGTTTCATCTAGGGCCAATACCTGTTGATCATATTGTTGTTACACAGTGGGCTTGTGTTTTATTTATAGCGCTTATAGCATATTTCTCAACAAGAAATATGACCGTTGTGCCTAAAGGTTTACAAAACTTCTTTGAGGGATTAATTGTTTGGACATATGACTTTTTTACAGCAATGATGGACAAAGAGCACGTTGCTAGAAAATGGGCACCATTACTATCAACGTTCTTTATATTTATTCTAGTCTGTAATCTAAGTGGTATTATACCAGGAGCAGGTCATATCGAAGGTTTTCAACCTCCTACAAGTAACTGGAACGTTACAATGACGCTAGCGCTAATTACATTTTTCGCTGTCATCGTAGCGGGTGTATCTGAGCATAAAGCAGCTTATCTTGGCCATTTCATAAGTCCACATCCAATAATGTTACCATTAAACATAGTTGAAGAAGTAGTAAGACCGGTATCACTAACCATTCGTCTATTTGGAAACATTTTTGGTAAAGAAGTTGTTTTAGGATTCTTGCTATTTTTAGCACCATTTATTGTTCCGGCAACATTCTTGGCATTGGCAATCTTGCTATCAGTAATACAGGCGATAGTATTTACAATTCTCTCAGCAAGTTATATAGCTGGAGCAGCAGGAGAAGGTCATTAA
- the atpE gene encoding ATP synthase F0 subunit C — MEAAMGTIALGAGLAVSIGGVGVGIGMGIAGGRAFEAIARQPEVGGDVRTLLFITLAFLETVIIYGLLIAFMLVGNIG; from the coding sequence ATGGAAGCTGCAATGGGAACAATAGCACTAGGCGCAGGTTTAGCTGTATCAATTGGTGGTGTTGGAGTTGGAATAGGAATGGGTATTGCTGGTGGTAGAGCTTTTGAGGCTATCGCAAGACAACCAGAAGTTGGAGGAGATGTAAGAACACTACTCTTCATAACCCTGGCATTTCTAGAAACAGTTATTATTTATGGTCTACTAATCGCATTTATGTTGGTTGGTAACATTGGGTAA
- the atpF gene encoding F0F1 ATP synthase subunit B — protein MKRNKWTYSSVLLLTIVMVLGLTTVAGAGEGALTAPAGQPPEFGNFYVIGWTVVNFFILLAILHKFAFNPINKMLEQRTNTIEGSLKHAEEVRAEVDQMRKEAQSNLSESRKEAQDIVARATKAAEEAKNEIITKAEEDASNMKQKASEEIAAATEQAKSELRDAAASLAIIAAERVLGRAIKEEDHKKMVKDFVDEAGDLLC, from the coding sequence GTGAAAAGGAATAAATGGACTTACTCATCTGTGCTCCTTTTAACAATAGTCATGGTTTTAGGACTTACAACAGTTGCCGGTGCGGGAGAAGGTGCTTTAACGGCACCAGCAGGACAGCCGCCAGAATTCGGTAACTTTTATGTAATTGGATGGACTGTTGTTAACTTCTTCATATTACTTGCGATACTTCATAAATTTGCTTTTAATCCAATCAACAAAATGTTAGAGCAACGTACAAACACAATAGAGGGATCACTAAAGCATGCTGAAGAAGTTCGCGCAGAAGTTGACCAAATGAGAAAAGAAGCACAGAGTAATTTATCTGAGTCTCGTAAGGAAGCTCAAGACATTGTAGCTAGAGCTACAAAAGCTGCTGAAGAAGCAAAGAATGAAATAATCACAAAAGCTGAAGAAGATGCTAGTAACATGAAACAAAAAGCTTCTGAAGAAATAGCAGCTGCAACAGAGCAAGCTAAGAGTGAACTAAGAGATGCTGCAGCTTCTCTTGCAATAATAGCTGCAGAAAGAGTATTGGGCAGAGCTATTAAAGAAGAAGATCACAAAAAAATGGTAAAAGATTTTGTTGATGAGGCGGGCGATTTACTATGTTAA
- a CDS encoding F0F1 ATP synthase subunit delta — translation MLNKSVARRYAEAFFSIAQDNNKIDQFQTELEKVVAKINELENLKEYFAHLLIPAKEKKEVAKKLFQEDLSPTTLSFILMVIDKRRETYFEAILDEYKEMADESRNITKADLIVAREVPEDEVEVLAQKLSATSGKTVQLKVAVDPSLIGGIKIRMGDQIIDGTVAKRLEMLRESLKKAKIS, via the coding sequence ATGTTAAACAAAAGCGTTGCAAGACGCTATGCAGAAGCGTTTTTTAGCATTGCCCAAGACAACAACAAAATTGACCAATTTCAAACAGAGTTGGAAAAAGTAGTAGCAAAGATAAATGAGTTAGAAAACCTAAAAGAGTACTTTGCACATCTATTAATTCCGGCTAAAGAAAAAAAGGAAGTTGCTAAAAAGTTATTTCAAGAAGATTTATCGCCAACAACCCTTAGCTTTATCCTAATGGTTATAGATAAAAGACGTGAAACTTACTTTGAAGCTATATTAGATGAGTATAAGGAAATGGCTGATGAATCAAGAAATATCACAAAAGCTGACCTAATTGTTGCACGTGAGGTACCTGAAGATGAAGTAGAAGTTTTAGCACAAAAACTATCTGCTACATCAGGAAAAACAGTGCAATTAAAGGTAGCTGTAGATCCTTCCCTTATCGGGGGAATAAAAATACGAATGGGCGACCAAATAATAGATGGTACAGTAGCAAAAAGACTTGAAATGCTTAGAGAGAGCCTCAAAAAGGCAAAGATAAGTTAA
- the atpA gene encoding F0F1 ATP synthase subunit alpha: MSIRPEEISAILKEQIERYQSEVEVSNVGSVIYIGDGIARVYGLQGAMAGELLEFPGETYGMVLNLEEDNVGAVLLGNYEHITEGDVVKATGRIMEVPAGKPMLGRVVNGIGLPVDGKGPVNTDQYRPIERVAPGVVYRSPVDTPMQTGLKAIDSMVPIGRGQRELIIGDRQTGKTAIAVDAIINQREKKDMICVYVGIGQKQSTIAGIQAKLEEMGAMDYTVIVAATASEPAPLLYLSPYTGVAIAEEFMETEGEGIKDVLIIYDDLSKHAVAYREMSLLLRRPPGREAYPGDVFFLHSRLLERACKLNDDLGGGSITALPIIETQAGDVSAYIPTNVISITDGQIYLETDLFYAGQRPAINAGLSVSRVGGAAQTKAMKGVAGQLRLDLAQYRELAAFAQFGSDLDKATLARLTRGERVTEILKQNQYKPMSMEEQVVSIFCGVRGYLDDIAQEQVLVFEEDFMKFIRSTHSDILKSIREAGKMDDATEEKLIKAIEEFKSTFAV, encoded by the coding sequence ATGAGTATTAGACCTGAAGAGATTAGCGCAATTCTAAAAGAACAAATAGAGCGCTACCAATCCGAGGTCGAAGTCAGCAATGTGGGCTCTGTTATATATATCGGTGACGGTATTGCTCGTGTATATGGTTTGCAGGGTGCTATGGCTGGCGAATTGCTGGAATTTCCAGGAGAAACCTACGGAATGGTTCTAAATCTGGAAGAAGATAACGTTGGAGCAGTTTTATTAGGAAACTATGAGCATATAACAGAAGGCGATGTAGTTAAAGCGACCGGAAGAATCATGGAAGTGCCTGCTGGAAAACCTATGCTAGGACGCGTAGTTAACGGTATTGGACTCCCAGTTGATGGTAAAGGGCCAGTTAATACTGATCAATACAGACCAATTGAACGCGTAGCGCCTGGTGTTGTTTACCGTTCTCCTGTTGATACTCCTATGCAAACAGGATTAAAGGCTATTGACTCAATGGTTCCTATTGGAAGAGGACAGCGTGAGTTAATAATTGGAGACCGCCAAACTGGTAAAACAGCAATAGCAGTTGATGCCATAATTAACCAACGTGAAAAGAAAGATATGATTTGTGTTTATGTTGGTATAGGGCAAAAACAATCAACAATTGCAGGCATACAGGCTAAATTAGAAGAAATGGGAGCAATGGATTACACAGTAATCGTTGCAGCTACTGCTTCAGAACCAGCTCCATTGTTATATCTTTCACCTTATACTGGTGTAGCTATAGCAGAAGAGTTCATGGAAACTGAAGGTGAAGGCATTAAAGATGTTTTAATTATATATGATGATTTATCTAAACATGCTGTTGCGTATCGTGAAATGTCCTTGCTATTAAGACGTCCTCCAGGACGTGAAGCTTATCCAGGAGACGTTTTCTTCCTACACTCTCGTCTACTAGAGAGAGCATGTAAACTTAACGATGACCTTGGTGGGGGTTCGATTACAGCATTACCAATAATTGAAACACAAGCAGGTGACGTATCTGCTTATATTCCTACCAATGTTATTTCAATAACAGATGGACAGATTTATCTAGAAACCGACTTATTCTATGCTGGACAAAGACCAGCGATAAATGCTGGTTTATCAGTTAGCCGTGTTGGAGGAGCTGCACAAACTAAAGCTATGAAGGGTGTTGCTGGACAGCTTCGACTAGATCTAGCGCAATATCGTGAGCTAGCAGCTTTTGCTCAGTTTGGTTCAGACCTAGATAAAGCTACACTTGCAAGGCTAACACGTGGTGAAAGAGTTACTGAAATACTGAAACAGAATCAATATAAACCGATGTCCATGGAAGAACAAGTTGTATCAATCTTTTGTGGGGTAAGAGGTTATCTAGATGATATAGCACAAGAACAAGTGCTAGTTTTTGAAGAGGACTTTATGAAGTTTATTCGCAGTACACATTCAGATATACTAAAATCAATACGTGAAGCTGGAAAAATGGACGATGCGACAGAGGAAAAGCTAATCAAGGCTATTGAAGAGTTCAAATCCACTTTCGCAGTTTAG